In Deltaproteobacteria bacterium, the genomic stretch TAGTTATGAAGTTTTGATATAGCGTGTCTTATGGCTGGCCCAAGACGTGTGTACCCCTTTGCTTGAATTTGATCTGCAGAACCAAAATAATCTGACCATGGTTGATCTTCTTCTTTGTAGATTTGGTAATAACAATGGTGGCGAGTCTCACTATAGGTTCCTGCGACTTGGATATGAGGAATCAGCTCATCAAAAATCAAACCCATTAAGCCGACGGAATCAATGATGACATCAAGAACTCTTTTATTTTGAACCCAGGAATCGGTTGACATGGATTGATCAAAGAGAATCAAAATAGCCAGTTCCTGCTGGGACTTCCATTTTTTGGAGTACCATCTTTGATTTACGGAAGTACTTGCTTTGAGGCTAGCAAAGTCATGTAAAAAACTATCAAAATCAATCTCTTCGCCTTCGTATAAACGGTTTTTCCATAGGGGATAATTTATAAGACTGGCCAACATTTTTTTCCAATGAGAAATTTCTCTTTGATGAGTTTTTGTTAAATTTTTTTCAAAGTGTGGAGTTGTTTTAGAGGTGGCCTGAGTTCTTTCTTTTTGTTCAATGAGCAAGCAATGGTTTGGCAAATAGTTGCCAGCTTTTAAATTCCATTCGGGATAGGAAAAATGTTTTAATCCCGAGACGGGCGTCGTTGGGAGGTTATCGGGTATCATCAGCAAACCTTCCGCAGAGTAGACAGACTTGGCAGCTTCGCCGCCTCGGGTGACCTTTGATAAAGACAACTCATCGAGGGCGTGATGATGTTCTTTCAATTGATCCTCGCCAGAGTCAAATCGGTAACCACCCTGGTATTCATCAGCTGTTTCTAGTTTTTCAAAAGAATGAGTTACCGGATTGGCTTTTTCCTTTTTTATGTCTACATATTCAGTCACCCCACTGTTTTTCTTTTTGAGTTCTGTGGTGGCCTGATCGTAATGGTTTTTTGCAGGGGACTCTGTCGTTAGGTTTGAGAAAGCAAAGGCATTGCGAGTTTCCTCAAGTTCCAAACAGGGTAGGGTGTAAAAAATAAAATCAGGGATTTTTTCATTTGTTTTAATTGTTTTTGGGATGGAAAAATTTAATTCAGAGTCCTTATTTCTTTTGAGAAAGTTGGCTTGCCAAAGGTGAAAATGTGCCGTTTTTTCGAGGGAGCTCATGTCGTCGAAAATTTCATTTTGCAGTTTATGAAAATTGGCAAATTCCTGATCTAAATAACTATTGAGAATCCCTATTTTTTGAAGTGTTTCAAATCTCAAAGTCAGAGGGCTGGAGGTAGAACTGAAAGAGGGAGAGTGTTTTAAATTTAATCTCTTTGCCGTAGCGGAGAGTAGGATTAAATTTAGATAAACTTTTTTATTTGCCTCAACGTGGCCAAAGAGATCAACTTTTTCTGGTAAAAATAAAGTATTCTGATTCAAACCAATAAAATCTTTAGAGGCAGAAAGGAAAGGGACTTGATTGCTTCCAAATACAGCGCTTGCTATGGCGCTTAGGTACTTGCCGTGCTTGCAAAGATCAAATTGGGAGCGACTGTTTTTGTTTTGACGTTGATAACGATTTAATACTTTTTCAAAAAGTTTTTCTAAGAGATCCATTAAAGGCTCAGGTCAACAAGATCTTTGAGGGTTTGAATCACCTCTGGGTCATCGCTAAGAACTTCTGCGATGCTTGAGTAACAAGCCCGCCGAGGGTTCATGCCATCTCTTATCAAAATAGCTGCGTAGACCAACAAGCGTGTCGAAACAGTTTCTCTTAAGTTTAACTCACTCAGGTTCCTGATTTTTTCAGCGAGTTTAATGAGTTTTAATGAAAGGTCTTCAGATAATCCGGTTCTTTCGCAGAGAAGTTTGACTTCAGTGTCGCGGTCTAAATAGGTCATCACTAAATTAATAAATCGTTGCCGGGTAGAAGGTTTTAATTCCTTAAAACCTTTCTGATAACCTGGATTAAAGCTTGCAACACACATAAAAGAATTCGACGCTGAAACCACTTCGTTCACTCGATCTAAATAGATTTCTCTTCGATGGTCCGTGAGGGGGTGCAAGGCAACGATCACATCTTCTCTTGCTTCTGCCAACTCATCTAAATAGAGCAAGGCCCCTTGACGAACAGCTCTTGTGACGGGGCCATCTTGCCAAATCATTTCCGAGCCTTTTAAAAGAAAACGTCCCAATAAATCCGCACTGCTGGTATCCTCATTACAGGCCACTTTAACCAAAGGAAGTTCTAATTTTTTTGCCATATAGCTAACTAATTGAGATTTTCCACATCCCGTAGGTCCCTTTAAAAGCAAAGGTAACCGAGAGCGAAAGCATCTTTCAAAAATTTCGATCTCATGATGAAGGGAATAAAAAGAGTCAGTTAAAGATAAAGGACTCGTCATTTATGACTGACTTCCCCAACGGGTTTGCCAAATCGGATAAAGTTCCAAATATAGGCCATAATTCCAAGAGTAAATAAAGAGGCAGCCAAAACTAAGCCCAAAAAATGCACTTCAACTTCTTTTTGAACACTCAGAAAATCCATGCCAATGCGTCTTTCAAGGTAGACCTGTGCCACTCCGGCAATACCGAGCGCGACAGTCATGGCGGTCATTCCAATATTAGAAGTCCAAAAGGCAAAAATATTCATTGCCGAATCTTGTAATTTTCGGCCTGTCATGAGAGGCATGGAGTAGGTAATAATAGCTAAAACCAAACAGGCATAGGCTCCCCAAAAGGCCATATGTCCATGCATGGCCGTGACAAGGGTTCCATGGGTGTACAGATTCACCTGGGGTATGGTATGAGCAAAACCGAGGAGACCGGCACCCACAAAGGACATGATAGCACAACCTAAGGTCCACAGAAGTGCCGTTTTATTTTCCGGCATTCTGCCACCTTTTTTAGCCATAGAGACGGCGTAGATAGCCATGGCAAAAAAAGCGATGGGTTCCAGAGCACTAAAAACGCCACCAATCATCAGCCAATATCTGGGAGTTCCAATATAATAATAGTGATGACCCGTGCCGAGGATTCCAGAAAGAAAAGTGAAACCCACAATGATGTAGAGCCATTTTTCAATAATTTCTCTGTCAACCCCTGTCAGTTTAATCAATAGGAACGACAGGATGGCTCCCATAATTAACTCCCAAACACCTTCAACCCAAAGATGCACTACCCACCAGCGCCAGTAAGAATCCATGGACTGGTGGTCTGTATTTATCATTCCAGGCAAATACAAAAGGGCAGTCATTAAGAGCCCAAAGAAAAGAACGGAACTGGTTGTTGTGTATCTTTTTCCTTTCAAAATAGTTCCGCCGATCAATCCTATGAATAACAAAACATCCACAACCACAAGGTAATCTAAGGGTCTTGGAATTTCCAAAAATTTGCGACCTTCCCACCAATTAAAGTGAAAACCAATAATCGCAGTCACACCCACAACCACAAGGGCAATCAATTGAACGTAGGCCCACTTCACGGAAATTAATTCTCGATCCGCTTCTTCAGGGATAATATAATAGGCAGCGCCCATAAACCCAGCGAGCAGCCACATAACTAATAAATTAGTGTGGGTTGCTCTGGCGGCATTGAAGGGGATAATGGCATGGAGACCATCAAAACCCATGTGGGCAAAGCCCATCAAAAAGCCATAAACTAATTGCAATGAAAACAGCAGCATGCAAACGGCAAAAAACCAATAGGCGACTTTTTGGGATTTGAATTTCATAACTATTTTCCTCCTTCTTTAAGTTGAGATAGATATTGAACCAGTTCAGAGATTTCGGTTTCGGTCAGAGGCAGTTTGGGCATTTTGCTATCAGGCTTTACAGCTTGAGGATCAGAGATCCATTTCCTCAAATAATCGGAATCAAATTTGCTGCCGACGCCATCAAGTGCTGGGCCAACTTTGCCACCTTGCTCTTGAACTGCATGGCAAGCCACACATATCTGAGTGAACACCACAGGTTTCATGGCGGAGGTATTTTCCTTAGAAGGTCCGTTCATGGCGGTCAATGTGGGTTTTGGAGGAAAGCCATTTAAGTCCATTTCGCCAATCCATTTTAAAAACAAAGTGAGATCCGAAATTTCTTGATCAGAAAAATGATAGTTCACCATTTTTCGATCATTGGGGTACATCTTTTGAGGGTCTTTCAGTATGAGCTTAATGAAATTCTCACCACGTCTTTCATAGACTTTAGTGAGTTCCGGCGCATAGTAGGCCCCTTCCCCTAAAAGAGTGTGGCAACCCATGCAATTATTTTTATCCCACAAGTGTTTCCCTCTGATCACTTCGGGAGTGAGATTTTCAGACTTTGTCTGAGCCGGAAGGCGCTGAAATGTATCCAGCGTTAATCCAATAAAAGCAGCCGAACAAAGTGCCGTACCAAATAGAAAAAAAGCTTTAGCTTGTGATTTTGATAACATATTTTACCTACTCGTTTCCGCAAATACCACAGCAATTAGAATGTTGAGGTATCGATTTTTTTGTAATAAAAACTTCCCACAAATCAGTTGATAATTGTTTAGAGGTCCAGTTTGAATTTGGAATTTTTGCTTTATCAAACGATCAAAGGCACGAAAGTCTAAAACAGTATCCATTTGCCACCCTCCCTCAAAAAAGGAAGCTTACTTTTTAAGTAAGAAGTGGGGGTATGATTTAAATCATTAATGTGTTGAAATTACTTAGTAGCGTTGCGGATTCTATTCTTTTTTCTTAGTAAAGATCATGACCGCTGTCCCTTGGCTTTTACAAATTTCCTCTTCTTTAAATTCAAGAAGAAGTCTATCTTGATGATTGTTGTCTATAAAATGGTAAACGGCGTAGTCACGTTGATTCTCCTTTTGGAGATAGCCGGAGCTATTAAAATATTCAGGCAAATCATTTTTAATGAAAGTTCCTAGAGCTGCCATTAATCCAACCATTCCCGGAATCGAAAATTTATAATTTAAAATATCATTTTCATTTTCTCCGCAACGAAGGATTTCTTGATAATTAATTTTTTTATCAACCAAGGAGCCTTTCATTGTGTAATAAACAATTCCATTTTCTGAAATCTTTTCTAAAAGTTGTATTTTCGATTTAAACCAAATAATAGGGGATTGAAGGGTGTTTTTATTTAATTTGCAACTGCTACCTAACACAGCTTTTTCAAGATAACGTTCAGGAATAATTCCTCCAGGCGAAGAATCTCTATTCAAAGAATCTCTATTCATTTTAGAAGAGATTTTTAGTTCCACATCAGGATAAAAAACCTGAGGATCTGAGTCAATTAATTGAGCACGAAAATATTCAAATGTTTTACCTTGGTTGTTTCGTTGCCTGCAATAGAGTTCATGCTTTTCCCAAATGCCATCAAGCCCATCAGCAGGAATTGGATCTGGCTTCAAAATGGGCTTCTCTGTTGAAAAACCAGGTGAGAAATTTTTAGACAAATCTTGGGATAAAACGTTTATCGAGAATAATAAAAAGAATGTAAGGATAGGGTTCATCGAATCACCTCAGCTTTCCAGATCTATATGAATCAGATCTATTCGAATTTAGGGCCAAGCTGGCGACCTATAAAATTTTTCTGACAAATAAAACTGTCTAAAATACAAACAAAGTCTTCATTTAAGTCACTTTCGAAGATTCTTTATGATTCTGAGTAATCCTTTGTTAAAGAAGGTGGTGCCACTAAAGACGTTTGATTGGACGGTCACAGAGCCAGGTCATACGGAGATGGACACGGTAGCCCACTGTGGGTACTCGATGAGTGGGATATTTGTGTGGAGTTTGACGATAACAGATGTTTTTAGCGGCTGGACTGAAAATGGCTCGATGTGGGGAAAATATGGCAGAGGGGTATTGGAAATAGTAAAGGAAGTGGAACTGAAGCTTCCATTCAAAATCCTCACGGCAAGTGTGGATAATGGGAATGAGTTTTTGAATAATGTTTTAATTGATAATTTTGGAAGCGAAGAAATTCGCGGAAAAAACACCATCAAAATACAGAGAGGGCGACCTTATAAAAAGAATGATCAATGCTATGTAGAGCAAAAAAATTATACTCACGTTAGAGAACTTTTTGGATATGAGCGATTTGAAAAAAAGGTTTTAGTTTTCCTAATGAACGATATTTATCAAAATGAATGGAGATTATTGCAAAACTTTTTTGTACCCCAAATCAAGTTAACCCAAAAAACAAGAGTTGGATCAAAGTACAAGAGAAAGTATTCCAAACCAATCACACCTTATCAGAGATTATTAGACTGTGAGTCCATTACAGAGCAAACCAAGCAAGACTTACTAGAGCAGTACAAAACACTCGACCCATTTGAACTTAAGAAAAATTTAGAAAAAAAGCTAAATCAAGTTCATGAAATAATTAAATCAACCGAAAATACTCATAAAAAGGGGGTCTCTTGATAATGAAGAATAACTCAATGCTCCTTGGTAACATTGTTAGACGATTAAGTACGCTTCCAAAGACGTTTATGGTCTCTTTCAAATCTAGACCTATCAAGCTTCGTCACCTATATCTAGTAATTTTTCTACGGGAATTATTTTATCAAAGAAATCACTTTCAATGACTGAATTTGAAACCGCTCCCAAGTGAATAAGGTGGTTGAAGATAGTAAAGCCCTTGGGTTTTTTAAGATTTTTATTTTTTAATTTAACCTCATCAACAACGGATAATTCAATTGCAGATCCAGATTTAATCTCGCAGAGATGAAGCACTCCACGCTTACATTGAATTAATAAATCAATTTGAAGTCCGTTTTTAATTTTAGTTTGTGTCTGGAAATAAGGCCCTAGATTTTCAATGGTATTTACATCAATTTTGAGCACGTTCATCAGACTGGATAAATTGTTGATGATAAGGTTTTCTAATTGTAAGGCGAAGATAATGGGCCATTGAATGATTTCTTTATTGTTAAGTTTGTGTGGCAGGCCCTGAATTCTATTCTTTTTGGGGTATACATATTTTAAGTAAAATCGGGTGTAATTGTCTATAATCCGGTATTTGTAATTTTTCGAATTTCCCCCTTTAAAGTTCCAAGAATAAAATTTTTTAATAAAACCAGCCTGTTCTAGATCGAATAGATAATCGGTGGAATCACCATTTAAAGGCAGATTTAATGATTTAGTAATTTCATTTAAAGTCATTGGTTTTTTATTAAGTTGCAAAAGAATTTTTTTATAGAGATCATTTCTCTTGCCAAAAATATCATTAAAAATAGTTTCAAATTCTGTGAAAAAAAAGCCATTCACATTCATAAAGAAATAATTAATCGTGTGTTCAGCTGATTCTTTGGGGTTAATCTCTTCAAGATATTTTGGTACCCCTCCCGTGAGACTCAAAAATTTTATAATTTCAGTCGTTTTAATTTTCTTATTTCTTTCAACTAAGAATTTTTTTGCCTCAAATAAGCTTAATTCTTTGAGGAAAATTTCGCTGGAGATTCTGCCGACAAAACCTGTATTGTTAAGGATATTTCTTTGAATCCAACTAGAAACAGAGCCACAGAGAATAAGTAAAATGGAAGCGTTTTTTCGGTTCAATAGATCGCAGGTATTTTTAAGCTTTCCAGGGAAGTCAGGATCTTTTCCTCCTAGCCATGAAATCTCATCTAATAGAATAATGATCTTATCTTTCTGGCAAAGTTTTTCTAATTGCCCAAGCCCCTCGCTCCAGTCTGAAAACTGAATAGATTTTATTCCTAGATATTTTGCATAGGATTTTGCAAAATGATTTAGTTGGTCTTTATTCGTCTGTCCCTCCCTCGGGGACAGGCCCTGAAACTCATAGAGTCTACAATCCATTTTTTTGGCAAAAAAATGGATCAATGTGCTTTTGCCGATTCTTCGGCGTCCCTGTACTGTTACAAGGCCAAAATGAGGTCGAGAATAAATTTCTTCAAGCAGAGCTAATTCAGATTTTCTTCCTAAAAATGACATTTAATAAATCCTCTGTAAAATGATTTTTGTTAAAATACAGAGCAATATATACTTTAAGAAAAATCCTCTGTAAAATGATTTTTGTTAAAGTATAGAAGAATCAATAGAGAGCTGAATCGGATCAACGCGTTGGAATATCGTTGATCTTGCATTTTAGAGGGTATTGGATTTAATCTCAATTCAGCAAACTCGCGCTTAGATAATATCTGATTCATCTGGAGGATAACAAATGGCCAAGTACAACCCTCAACGTTTTGAAAAAAAATGGCAGACTCGATGGGAACAAGAAAAGGTTTATCAAACAAAAAACCCTGGAGAGCTTGGATTTGATCCTCAGAAGCCTTCTTATTACATCCTTGATATGTTCCCCTATCCTTCAGGTTCGGGTCTTCATGTAGGGCATGCAAGTGGTTATATAGGTACTGATATTATCGCGCGACGGAAACGGATGGATGGTTTTAATGTTTTGCATCCGATGGGTTGGGATGCCTTTGGCCTGCCCGCCGAGCAGTATGCGATTCAGACGGGGCAGCATCCCAGAGTGACGACAGAGCAAAACGCGCAGACCTTTCGCAAGCAATTGAAGAATTTAGGATTGAGTTATGACTGGGATCGTGAAATCGATACCAGCACTCCAGAGTACTATCAATGGACTCAATGGCTTTTTTTAAAATTATATGAAAAAGGATTAGTCTACCAAAAAGAAGTCGCTGTGTGGTGGTGTGAGGATTTAAAAACCGTCTTAGCGAATGAGGAAGTCATCGGGGGACGCTCCGAAAGAGGAAATCATCCTTGTGTGCGTCGGCCCTTAAAACAGTGGGTTTTAAAAATCACGGAATATGCTGACCGACTGATTTCTGATTTGGATCTCTTGGACTGGCCAGAAAGTGTCAAGAAAATGCAGGTAGATTGGATCGGCCGGTCAGAGGGCGCTGAGGTCGATTTTCCTGTTGAAGCTTCTGAAAAAAAGATTCGAGTTTTCACCACCAGACCTGATACCTTGTACGGAGTGACGGCCGTGGTGCTTTCCCCCGAGCATCCCTGGAGTCGAGAATTAACCACTCAAGCCCAAAAGCCTGTGGTTGAGGGTTATATTTTCAAGGCGACTTCAAAATCCGATCGAGAAAGAAAAGCTGAGGCCAAAGAAATCACTGGGGTTTTTACGGGGAGCTACGCATTCCATCCTCTTTTGCCTCAGAAAAAGATTCCAATCTATATTGCAGACTATGTGATTGCTGAATATGGAACAGGAGCGGTGATGTCCGTTCCTGCCCATGATGAACGCGATCATCTCTTTGCCAAAACTCAGGGCTTGCCACAGATTCGTGTCGTCGTGAGTGAAGGGACGCAGTCATCAGGGGTTGCTTGCAGTGACGAACAAGCTTGCTTTACTGAGGATGGAAAGTTGCAAAACTCAGCTCAGTTTTCAGGTTTGACCTCAGAGGTGGCGCGTTTGCAAATCACCTCAGAATTAGAAAAGGTGGGACTAGGAGAAAAGAAAATCACTTATAAATTGAAGGACTGGGTTTTTTCACGACAACGTTATTGGGGTGAACCGTTCCCTTTGTCCTTCGCTCCTGATGGATCGATCGTTCCCGTTCATGAATCAGAGCTCCCGGTGGAATTACCAGATATGAAAGATTTCAAACCAAATGAGGATGGCTCGGCTCCGCTAGCTCGGGTTCCTGAATGGGTGCAACATACTTCCAAATCATTGCCTGGAGTGCCTCTATTGCGCACCACAGACACCATGCCTGGTTGGGCAGGGTCTTGTTGGTACTACCTTCGATTTATGGACCCGAATAATGACAAAGCACCTTTTTCTCAAGAAGCAGTTAAGTATTGGGGAATGGTGGATCTTTATGTGGGAGGAACTTCCCATGCGGTCATGCATTTGTTGTACGCTCGATTTTGGCACAAAGTTTTTTATGATTTAAAATTAGTTCCCCATCCTGAGCCCTTCAAAAAACTTTTCAATCAAGGCATGGTCACCGCCTTTGCCTTTAAAGATTCTACCGGACGTTTGGTAACCTCCGATGAGGTGCAAGCTTCTGGTGCGGAATGGATTCGAAAATCCACCGGCGAAAAAGTGGAAAGGTTTATCACCAAAATGTCCAAGTCCCTTCGGAATGTGGTAAACCCAGATGAAGTGATTGAGTCCCACGGGTGCGATGTCTTACGAGCCTATGAAATGTTTATGGGCCCTCTCGATGATGAAAAACCCTGGACAGATGAGGGCCTTCCTGGATGTGAGAGGTTTTTAAAGCGCGTTTGGAATTTTTTTCATGAAGAAAATGATACCCTGAAAAAGCAATTTTTAAAACACGATGACCAAATGTCTACGGATCGGTTAATTCTTGAGCGAGCTTTTCATCGGTGCTTAAAACGAGTGAATGATTCTTTCATCAATTTTAATTTCAACACGGCTATTGCAAGCTTTATGGAGTTTTTAAATACGGCCGTTGAAAAATCAAGCGCGATGAATCGTCAGCAAGCAGAAAACTTTCTTAAAGTTCTGTCGCCATTTTGTCCTCACTTGGCTGCCGAAATTTGGCAGGAATTAGGACATCAGAAAGTAATTGATTATGAATCGTGGCCTCAACTTAATCCTGCATTTCTTGAAGATACCGATTTCGAGCTAGTGATTTCAGTTAATGGTAAACCCAGAAAGCGAGCCCAGGTGGCGCGAGGAACAAACAAGGAAGCCTTAGAGAAGATTGCCAAGGAGACTTTGGGGGATCTGATCGCAGGAACGACGATCCTTAAAGTGATCATCGTTCCAGACAAGTTAGTGAATATCGTTGTTAAATAAATCAGGTTAGAGGTATAGGTTTTTGAAGAAGTAGGGTGCGAAATTACTTAAAGGACCATTTTGATTGGGATTTGAGAATGTTTTATCATCCCTTCTGTTCAAGATGTCATTTATTATTTTATTATCATATTTACTTTGCTCCAAGAATTCAGCAATTACTTTTAATGTTCCTGAACTATCGTTAATTTTAAGAGCGGTTTGAATTTCTGAAGTATCTAACGTGTATTCTAATGCTCTTGATTTAGAATTAAATTTAACGCAGATAAGTTTATAATCAACTATTTGATTTTCAGAAACCTGAGTATTAAAGTCGTGTAAATTTGCATATTTTATATCCCCATTAATTACAATATCTCTAATTTCTAAAACCTTTGGTGTTATAACGACACGGTTCACTTTTGAGATATCATTTGAGGGAAATGTCTGTGGGTTAAAATATTTGCCATCCGGTTCAATAAAACAAGACGTCTGCGCAGAAATTGTGCTAGGGACAATTCTACCTCCACTTAAGTTTAAGCTTGGTACTTTATACGTTATTGCTTCGTCAGAGGAAGTAGTTAAATCTTTATAAGCTTGGTAACTATTATTTTTATCAATATGAGCATAGGAATATATTAAAATCCTATCTTGTGACTTAATATCTGCCGCATGCAGATTAAAAC encodes the following:
- a CDS encoding leucine--tRNA ligase, which gives rise to MAKYNPQRFEKKWQTRWEQEKVYQTKNPGELGFDPQKPSYYILDMFPYPSGSGLHVGHASGYIGTDIIARRKRMDGFNVLHPMGWDAFGLPAEQYAIQTGQHPRVTTEQNAQTFRKQLKNLGLSYDWDREIDTSTPEYYQWTQWLFLKLYEKGLVYQKEVAVWWCEDLKTVLANEEVIGGRSERGNHPCVRRPLKQWVLKITEYADRLISDLDLLDWPESVKKMQVDWIGRSEGAEVDFPVEASEKKIRVFTTRPDTLYGVTAVVLSPEHPWSRELTTQAQKPVVEGYIFKATSKSDRERKAEAKEITGVFTGSYAFHPLLPQKKIPIYIADYVIAEYGTGAVMSVPAHDERDHLFAKTQGLPQIRVVVSEGTQSSGVACSDEQACFTEDGKLQNSAQFSGLTSEVARLQITSELEKVGLGEKKITYKLKDWVFSRQRYWGEPFPLSFAPDGSIVPVHESELPVELPDMKDFKPNEDGSAPLARVPEWVQHTSKSLPGVPLLRTTDTMPGWAGSCWYYLRFMDPNNDKAPFSQEAVKYWGMVDLYVGGTSHAVMHLLYARFWHKVFYDLKLVPHPEPFKKLFNQGMVTAFAFKDSTGRLVTSDEVQASGAEWIRKSTGEKVERFITKMSKSLRNVVNPDEVIESHGCDVLRAYEMFMGPLDDEKPWTDEGLPGCERFLKRVWNFFHEENDTLKKQFLKHDDQMSTDRLILERAFHRCLKRVNDSFINFNFNTAIASFMEFLNTAVEKSSAMNRQQAENFLKVLSPFCPHLAAEIWQELGHQKVIDYESWPQLNPAFLEDTDFELVISVNGKPRKRAQVARGTNKEALEKIAKETLGDLIAGTTILKVIIVPDKLVNIVVK
- a CDS encoding cbb3-type cytochrome c oxidase subunit I — translated: MKFKSQKVAYWFFAVCMLLFSLQLVYGFLMGFAHMGFDGLHAIIPFNAARATHTNLLVMWLLAGFMGAAYYIIPEEADRELISVKWAYVQLIALVVVGVTAIIGFHFNWWEGRKFLEIPRPLDYLVVVDVLLFIGLIGGTILKGKRYTTTSSVLFFGLLMTALLYLPGMINTDHQSMDSYWRWWVVHLWVEGVWELIMGAILSFLLIKLTGVDREIIEKWLYIIVGFTFLSGILGTGHHYYYIGTPRYWLMIGGVFSALEPIAFFAMAIYAVSMAKKGGRMPENKTALLWTLGCAIMSFVGAGLLGFAHTIPQVNLYTHGTLVTAMHGHMAFWGAYACLVLAIITYSMPLMTGRKLQDSAMNIFAFWTSNIGMTAMTVALGIAGVAQVYLERRIGMDFLSVQKEVEVHFLGLVLAASLFTLGIMAYIWNFIRFGKPVGEVSHK
- a CDS encoding CbbQ/NirQ/NorQ/GpvN family protein; this translates as MTSPLSLTDSFYSLHHEIEIFERCFRSRLPLLLKGPTGCGKSQLVSYMAKKLELPLVKVACNEDTSSADLLGRFLLKGSEMIWQDGPVTRAVRQGALLYLDELAEAREDVIVALHPLTDHRREIYLDRVNEVVSASNSFMCVASFNPGYQKGFKELKPSTRQRFINLVMTYLDRDTEVKLLCERTGLSEDLSLKLIKLAEKIRNLSELNLRETVSTRLLVYAAILIRDGMNPRRACYSSIAEVLSDDPEVIQTLKDLVDLSL
- a CDS encoding c-type cytochrome; translation: MLSKSQAKAFFLFGTALCSAAFIGLTLDTFQRLPAQTKSENLTPEVIRGKHLWDKNNCMGCHTLLGEGAYYAPELTKVYERRGENFIKLILKDPQKMYPNDRKMVNYHFSDQEISDLTLFLKWIGEMDLNGFPPKPTLTAMNGPSKENTSAMKPVVFTQICVACHAVQEQGGKVGPALDGVGSKFDSDYLRKWISDPQAVKPDSKMPKLPLTETEISELVQYLSQLKEGGK
- a CDS encoding VWA domain-containing protein, translated to MDLLEKLFEKVLNRYQRQNKNSRSQFDLCKHGKYLSAIASAVFGSNQVPFLSASKDFIGLNQNTLFLPEKVDLFGHVEANKKVYLNLILLSATAKRLNLKHSPSFSSTSSPLTLRFETLQKIGILNSYLDQEFANFHKLQNEIFDDMSSLEKTAHFHLWQANFLKRNKDSELNFSIPKTIKTNEKIPDFIFYTLPCLELEETRNAFAFSNLTTESPAKNHYDQATTELKKKNSGVTEYVDIKKEKANPVTHSFEKLETADEYQGGYRFDSGEDQLKEHHHALDELSLSKVTRGGEAAKSVYSAEGLLMIPDNLPTTPVSGLKHFSYPEWNLKAGNYLPNHCLLIEQKERTQATSKTTPHFEKNLTKTHQREISHWKKMLASLINYPLWKNRLYEGEEIDFDSFLHDFASLKASTSVNQRWYSKKWKSQQELAILILFDQSMSTDSWVQNKRVLDVIIDSVGLMGLIFDELIPHIQVAGTYSETRHHCYYQIYKEEDQPWSDYFGSADQIQAKGYTRLGPAIRHAISKLHNYKAEKKLLILITDGKPTDLDGYEGRYGVSDIKKSCTEAENSGILPFALTIDKESKEFFPKMFNYYTVLSSPEKLPQELYRLIFKLMRSLKS
- a CDS encoding ATP-binding protein; amino-acid sequence: MSFLGRKSELALLEEIYSRPHFGLVTVQGRRRIGKSTLIHFFAKKMDCRLYEFQGLSPREGQTNKDQLNHFAKSYAKYLGIKSIQFSDWSEGLGQLEKLCQKDKIIILLDEISWLGGKDPDFPGKLKNTCDLLNRKNASILLILCGSVSSWIQRNILNNTGFVGRISSEIFLKELSLFEAKKFLVERNKKIKTTEIIKFLSLTGGVPKYLEEINPKESAEHTINYFFMNVNGFFFTEFETIFNDIFGKRNDLYKKILLQLNKKPMTLNEITKSLNLPLNGDSTDYLFDLEQAGFIKKFYSWNFKGGNSKNYKYRIIDNYTRFYLKYVYPKKNRIQGLPHKLNNKEIIQWPIIFALQLENLIINNLSSLMNVLKIDVNTIENLGPYFQTQTKIKNGLQIDLLIQCKRGVLHLCEIKSGSAIELSVVDEVKLKNKNLKKPKGFTIFNHLIHLGAVSNSVIESDFFDKIIPVEKLLDIGDEA